A single window of Bradyrhizobium elkanii USDA 76 DNA harbors:
- the istB gene encoding IS21-like element ISBj11 family helper ATPase IstB codes for MSTTNVVDTARLNLLLNELRLPAIKVLWPQFAEQSDKEGWPAARFLATIAEHEIAERSRRRIERHLVEARLPTGKTFDSFDFEAVPMISKAQMTALAAGDGWLNKGANLLLFGPPGGGKSHLAAAIGLALIENGWRVLFTRTTDLVQKLQVARRELNLEGAINRLDRFDLVILDDLAYVTKDQAETSVLFELISARYERRSLLITANQPFGEWNKVFPDPAMTLAAIDRLVHHATIVEMNVESYRRRTALERKRGPGRPPEHATQKTLA; via the coding sequence ATGAGCACAACCAACGTAGTCGACACCGCGCGCCTCAATCTGTTGCTCAACGAGCTGCGGCTGCCCGCCATCAAGGTGCTGTGGCCGCAATTTGCCGAGCAGTCCGATAAGGAAGGCTGGCCGGCGGCGCGCTTCCTCGCCACCATTGCAGAGCACGAGATCGCTGAACGCAGCCGTCGCCGCATCGAGCGCCATCTCGTCGAGGCGCGGCTGCCCACCGGAAAGACCTTTGACAGCTTCGACTTCGAAGCCGTACCGATGATCTCCAAGGCGCAAATGACCGCGCTCGCCGCCGGCGACGGCTGGTTGAACAAGGGCGCCAATCTGCTGCTGTTTGGTCCGCCCGGTGGCGGCAAGAGTCACTTGGCAGCAGCAATCGGCTTGGCTCTCATCGAGAACGGATGGCGCGTCCTCTTCACCCGCACCACCGATCTCGTGCAGAAGCTCCAGGTGGCGCGCCGCGAACTCAACCTCGAGGGTGCCATCAACCGCCTCGATCGCTTCGATCTCGTTATCCTTGACGATCTTGCCTATGTCACCAAGGACCAGGCCGAGACCAGTGTGCTGTTCGAGCTCATCAGCGCACGCTACGAGCGACGCTCTTTGCTGATCACCGCCAATCAGCCCTTTGGAGAATGGAACAAGGTCTTTCCGGACCCAGCTATGACCCTCGCGGCGATCGATCGCCTTGTTCACCACGCCACCATCGTCGAGATGAACGTCGAGAGCTATCGCAGGCGGACTGCCCTCGAGCGAAAGCGTGGTCCAGGGCGGCCACCGGAGCACGCGACACAAAAAACGCTCGCTTGA
- a CDS encoding DUF2235 domain-containing protein, translated as MKVWHSVWRIAHSFILLVVLAGMIAIGVFIGRPGEKGGNQSSLAGVDQQQQKRLAVFLDGTWNSVDTNTNVWRMRSLCAPTGKDGKPQLIYYSVGVNGFLGGAFGQGLDDNIRLAYEWLIENYRDGDEIFIFGFSRGAYTARALAGLIAIDGLLQQGSPIGVNELFDRYKRGDEETIWKLKEIEAAGDIAKISDQEKWLLKYARPVNVKVVGVWDTVGSIGIAAGDFTGISTSQFDYLQTGLRLPIQNGYHALAIDEHRAKFAPTIWDVHRSTAKPRPLSSVEQRWFVGAHANVGGGYETDLLAQPPLRWLMKKAESQGLAFRSEVDLDGDSVTAKIANSYRAFMYGAYQIISPRPFYRTIGAV; from the coding sequence ATGAAAGTTTGGCACTCGGTCTGGCGGATCGCGCATTCGTTCATTCTCTTGGTCGTGTTGGCTGGGATGATCGCCATCGGCGTCTTCATCGGCCGCCCGGGGGAAAAGGGCGGCAACCAATCTAGCCTCGCCGGCGTGGATCAGCAGCAGCAGAAGCGCTTGGCGGTCTTTCTCGACGGTACGTGGAATAGCGTCGACACCAACACGAACGTGTGGCGCATGCGCTCTCTGTGCGCGCCGACGGGCAAGGACGGCAAGCCTCAATTGATCTACTATTCCGTCGGTGTGAACGGCTTTCTGGGCGGTGCCTTCGGGCAAGGACTCGATGATAACATCCGCCTGGCTTACGAGTGGCTGATCGAAAACTACCGGGACGGAGACGAGATCTTCATCTTCGGCTTCAGCCGCGGCGCGTACACCGCCAGAGCGCTGGCGGGCCTGATCGCCATCGACGGATTACTTCAGCAGGGTTCGCCGATCGGCGTGAACGAACTCTTCGATCGTTACAAAAGGGGCGATGAGGAGACGATCTGGAAGCTGAAGGAGATCGAGGCGGCCGGCGACATCGCCAAGATATCTGACCAAGAGAAGTGGCTGCTCAAATACGCGCGGCCTGTAAACGTCAAGGTGGTGGGCGTGTGGGATACCGTCGGCTCGATAGGCATCGCGGCGGGCGACTTCACCGGCATCAGCACTTCGCAGTTCGACTATCTGCAGACAGGATTGCGTCTTCCCATCCAGAACGGCTATCACGCGCTCGCCATCGATGAGCATCGCGCCAAGTTCGCGCCCACGATCTGGGATGTCCATCGCAGCACCGCCAAGCCGCGACCACTTTCGAGCGTCGAACAACGTTGGTTCGTGGGCGCGCACGCCAATGTCGGCGGCGGCTACGAAACCGATCTGCTCGCGCAGCCCCCGCTGCGCTGGTTGATGAAGAAGGCGGAGTCGCAGGGGCTGGCTTTCCGGTCGGAAGTCGATCTGGACGGCGACTCCGTCACCGCGAAGATTGCGAACTCCTACAGGGCGTTCATGTACGGCGCCTACCAGATCATCTCTCCGCGGCCATTTTATCGAACTATTGGCGCAGTATAG
- a CDS encoding DUF736 domain-containing protein yields MATIGTFTSTGNGFSGAIKTLNLNVKAKLIRVENPSDKGPHFRIYSGNVELGAAWQKTAKDTERDYLSVKLDDPSFPAPIYATLTEVEGAEGLQLIWSRPNRD; encoded by the coding sequence ATGGCTACCATCGGCACCTTCACCTCCACGGGCAATGGCTTCTCCGGCGCGATCAAGACGCTCAACCTCAACGTCAAGGCCAAACTGATCCGCGTCGAAAATCCTTCCGACAAGGGACCGCACTTCCGCATCTACTCGGGCAACGTTGAGTTGGGTGCGGCCTGGCAGAAGACCGCCAAGGACACCGAGCGCGACTACCTCTCCGTCAAGCTGGACGATCCGAGCTTCCCCGCACCGATCTACGCAACCCTGACCGAGGTCGAGGGTGCGGAAGGCCTCCAACTGATCTGGTCCCGGCCGAACCGGGACTGA
- a CDS encoding HU family DNA-binding protein has translation MTTANEIAEKIATENDLTKAQAKAIVDSVFKAIADAAVSGAETSLPGFGKFKVKESSAREGRNPSTGATIAIAASKKLTFTPAKAIKDVLNGAADPIGGAS, from the coding sequence ATGACGACCGCCAATGAGATCGCCGAAAAGATTGCAACCGAGAACGACCTGACCAAGGCTCAGGCGAAAGCCATCGTCGATAGCGTGTTCAAGGCCATCGCTGATGCGGCCGTGAGCGGGGCCGAGACGAGCCTTCCCGGGTTCGGCAAGTTCAAGGTTAAGGAAAGCTCCGCCCGCGAGGGCCGCAATCCGTCGACCGGCGCAACGATTGCGATCGCAGCTTCCAAGAAGCTGACCTTTACGCCTGCCAAAGCTATCAAGGACGTTCTCAATGGAGCAGCTGACCCTATCGGCGGAGCATCGTAA
- a CDS encoding ParA family protein has product MKTIVINNQKGGVGKTTVAVHLAWYMAETNLRVLVIDVDAQSNASDTLRHYAGSTLAADLFKPGMRVVPRDDESLTLAPADSSLTDLDRSDAAAITTLQRNLAIASDQFDACVIDTPPSLGLRSVGCLVVASHVLAPIYLEDYSIKGVKGLMQTVIGVQRRYGRQDTKFLGLLPSNFNTKSPRQRMHLEQLLREAGKYVFPGQIVARDGYAEAVAERLPVWKLKRRSAQEAGREIRDVLAKIVAQMDESAHGA; this is encoded by the coding sequence ATGAAGACCATAGTCATCAACAATCAAAAAGGCGGGGTCGGCAAGACGACCGTCGCTGTGCATTTAGCTTGGTACATGGCGGAAACGAATCTCCGCGTTCTCGTGATCGACGTTGATGCGCAGAGCAATGCGTCGGATACGCTGAGGCACTACGCTGGTTCAACGTTAGCCGCGGATTTGTTCAAGCCGGGAATGCGGGTCGTACCCAGAGACGACGAAAGCCTAACACTTGCGCCGGCCGATAGCTCACTGACTGATCTCGATCGCAGCGATGCAGCCGCCATAACGACTCTGCAAAGGAACCTCGCCATCGCGTCGGATCAGTTCGATGCCTGCGTCATCGATACGCCGCCGTCACTTGGACTTCGCAGTGTCGGCTGCTTGGTTGTGGCGTCGCATGTGCTGGCCCCCATCTATCTGGAGGACTATTCGATCAAGGGCGTCAAAGGTCTGATGCAAACCGTTATCGGCGTGCAGAGGCGCTATGGCCGCCAGGATACGAAGTTCCTCGGGCTGCTGCCCTCGAACTTCAACACGAAATCGCCGCGTCAAAGGATGCATCTTGAGCAACTTTTGCGCGAGGCTGGGAAATATGTGTTCCCAGGTCAGATCGTTGCAAGGGACGGCTATGCTGAAGCCGTCGCGGAACGCCTGCCGGTCTGGAAGCTGAAGCGCCGCTCTGCGCAGGAGGCTGGTCGGGAAATCCGCGATGTTCTCGCCAAGATCGTCGCGCAGATGGACGAGTCGGCCCATGGCGCTTGA
- a CDS encoding ParB/RepB/Spo0J family partition protein, producing MALDLSFKQLIAAAEDGAATIGQPTCISIDRIDEDPDQPRRSFDEQKLDELAQSVLQHGVLQPIVLRQATEEGRYVIVMGARRYRAAKRAGLRDMPAFIHAAGSADRYVQMIENIQRDDLNAPEIAAFIADRLAQGDNQADISRKLGKPRDWVSRYASVQNMPEFLRSKLAGSSIRAVYELYQAWREQPNAVETLCAAQESFTDAHARQLARKIRSEVRGSPADGEGPPGIQPARNPIAPQVELRPMERARVTAIAEKRLNSSDDRNERMRTSLTIRVRHQDRTGCLLIDRLASQGSRHAVLLIDGAEEAEEVPASTITIEEIQSA from the coding sequence ATGGCGCTTGATCTCAGCTTCAAGCAGCTCATCGCGGCTGCGGAAGATGGTGCCGCCACAATCGGGCAACCGACCTGCATCTCTATCGACCGCATTGACGAAGATCCGGACCAGCCCCGTCGCAGCTTCGATGAACAGAAGCTCGACGAGCTTGCGCAATCGGTCCTTCAGCATGGAGTGCTGCAACCGATCGTGCTGCGGCAAGCGACCGAGGAAGGCCGGTACGTGATCGTCATGGGTGCGAGGCGGTATCGTGCTGCTAAGCGCGCCGGGCTCCGTGACATGCCGGCTTTCATTCATGCCGCTGGTTCTGCGGATCGCTATGTTCAGATGATCGAGAATATCCAGCGCGATGACCTCAATGCCCCCGAAATTGCGGCGTTCATCGCGGACCGCTTGGCACAGGGTGATAACCAAGCCGACATCTCGCGCAAGCTCGGGAAGCCTAGGGACTGGGTGTCTCGCTACGCGTCGGTCCAGAATATGCCGGAGTTCCTTCGGTCGAAGCTTGCCGGCTCATCAATCCGGGCTGTGTATGAGCTCTACCAGGCTTGGCGTGAGCAGCCCAACGCCGTCGAGACCTTATGCGCAGCCCAGGAGAGCTTCACCGACGCACACGCCCGTCAGCTGGCCCGCAAAATTCGCAGCGAAGTCCGCGGCTCTCCTGCTGATGGCGAAGGGCCGCCTGGAATTCAACCCGCACGAAACCCGATCGCACCGCAAGTGGAATTGCGACCCATGGAGAGAGCCCGCGTGACGGCGATCGCGGAAAAGCGCCTCAACTCTTCGGACGATCGGAACGAGCGAATGAGGACATCGCTGACGATCAGAGTGCGTCACCAAGATCGCACGGGCTGTCTCCTAATCGATCGACTCGCGTCTCAGGGCTCACGCCATGCCGTGCTGCTGATCGATGGCGCAGAGGAGGCGGAAGAGGTTCCAGCATCGACCATCACAATCGAAGAGATCCAATCGGCATGA
- a CDS encoding plasmid mobilization protein, which produces MALISLRVSDEVAAAFSAVAATQGGKSALLRRLIADALSAPTPRILALPVGRPEKVTVRFRESEMRQLAEVSHQRGMTRTGWIVALVRSRLGSPVQHSPNEHEVLRAIVRELNRIGGNINQIARAANTSVLQGRAVEPDLSVIQEARSVIETELAQLRNALNGNADYWEGRQ; this is translated from the coding sequence ATGGCTCTGATCTCGCTTCGCGTCTCCGACGAAGTCGCGGCGGCGTTCTCAGCTGTTGCAGCCACCCAGGGCGGCAAATCCGCGCTGCTGCGGCGTCTCATTGCTGATGCACTGAGTGCACCAACGCCGCGTATCTTGGCCTTGCCGGTCGGACGGCCGGAAAAGGTGACGGTGCGATTTCGCGAGAGCGAGATGCGGCAGCTCGCGGAAGTTTCGCATCAGCGTGGCATGACGCGAACCGGTTGGATCGTCGCGCTGGTGCGCTCACGGCTGGGGTCGCCCGTGCAGCATTCCCCAAACGAGCATGAGGTGCTTCGCGCGATCGTGCGCGAGCTCAACCGGATCGGCGGCAACATCAACCAGATCGCGCGGGCCGCAAACACCAGTGTGCTGCAGGGCAGGGCGGTTGAGCCCGATCTATCGGTAATTCAAGAGGCCAGATCGGTCATCGAAACAGAGCTTGCACAATTGCGCAATGCGCTCAATGGCAACGCGGATTATTGGGAAGGGCGGCAATGA
- a CDS encoding relaxase/mobilization nuclease domain-containing protein encodes MSRRSSSRPTDLVSDLPPISYVWETPNRRPRRAEWDITDPVAPSSLTPAMRAKLERIVRRAPEVMVKITGRTKDVAHLKSHLAYITRNGELDAETEQGATLAGRSGLKDLQQRWEDDAGLDDKRRRDGSLSVNIILSMPAGTDAVAVKDSARAFAIETFGYNHDYVFVQHLDDKHPHVHLTVRSLGHDGKRLNPRKADLQAWRERFAGELRLRGVAAEATPRRTRGRVRKADRGAVLAMRKRSITPDVDRLARKEVLSEVRGGRNSKHPWDEQIKSRQDAIRRRYLDYAAELQRSGAAGDHELARQVRQFVDDMPAIETRRHALKKELSELASSRRRDEKQDRRDKTRGDERIR; translated from the coding sequence ATGAGTCGGCGCTCCTCGTCGCGGCCGACCGACCTGGTCTCCGACCTTCCGCCGATCTCGTATGTCTGGGAAACGCCCAATCGGCGCCCGCGGCGAGCCGAGTGGGATATCACAGATCCGGTCGCTCCGAGCAGCCTTACGCCGGCGATGCGTGCAAAGCTCGAACGCATCGTGCGCCGAGCACCAGAGGTGATGGTCAAGATCACCGGTCGCACCAAGGACGTGGCACATCTCAAGTCGCACCTCGCATATATCACGCGAAACGGCGAGCTCGATGCGGAAACAGAGCAGGGCGCGACGCTCGCGGGTCGTTCCGGATTGAAGGATCTGCAGCAACGTTGGGAGGATGACGCTGGCCTCGATGACAAGCGCCGCCGCGACGGGTCGCTTTCGGTCAACATCATTCTGTCAATGCCGGCTGGTACCGATGCCGTCGCGGTCAAGGATTCAGCTCGGGCATTTGCCATCGAGACGTTCGGCTATAATCACGACTACGTCTTCGTCCAGCATCTCGACGACAAGCATCCTCACGTGCACTTGACCGTTCGATCGCTGGGCCACGACGGCAAGCGCCTCAACCCGCGCAAGGCGGATCTTCAGGCCTGGAGGGAACGATTTGCTGGCGAACTCCGGCTTCGCGGAGTCGCGGCGGAGGCAACCCCGCGGCGAACCCGCGGACGGGTCCGAAAGGCAGATCGCGGGGCGGTCCTCGCTATGCGCAAGCGAAGTATCACGCCCGATGTCGATCGGCTCGCCCGTAAGGAAGTGCTTTCGGAGGTAAGGGGCGGCAGGAATTCCAAACATCCATGGGACGAGCAGATTAAGTCACGTCAGGACGCGATCCGGCGGCGTTATCTCGACTATGCCGCCGAGCTACAGCGCTCCGGAGCTGCAGGAGATCACGAGCTCGCCCGCCAGGTTAGGCAATTCGTTGACGACATGCCTGCTATCGAAACTCGCCGGCATGCGCTGAAGAAAGAGCTTTCGGAGCTGGCCAGTAGCCGGCGGCGAGACGAGAAGCAGGACCGGCGCGACAAAACACGAGGCGATGAGCGGATCAGATAG
- a CDS encoding tyrosine-type recombinase/integrase, whose amino-acid sequence MADLSPLRRRMIEDMTVRNLSPATQRSYISAVSKFSRYFGRSPDRLELEDVRAFQVHLVSTGISWPALNQIVCALRFFYGVTLCEALIPERIPYAREPRKLPVVLSADEVVQFLEAVSSLKSRAALTTAYAAGLRASEVAGLRIEDIDSARGVIQVRHGKGAKDRNVMLSPQLLGILRTYWRLARPRLYLFPGRDKDHPIDQTVLHAACRSAVKAAGLTKRVTLHTLRHSFATHLLENGTDIRIIQVLLGHNNLSSTARYTQVATHTIRATQSPLDRLSLEVTPPR is encoded by the coding sequence ATGGCCGATTTGAGCCCTCTTCGCCGCCGCATGATCGAAGACATGACCGTCCGCAATCTGTCGCCGGCGACGCAACGATCCTACATCAGCGCGGTTTCGAAGTTCAGCCGCTATTTTGGCCGATCGCCTGACCGGTTAGAGCTGGAAGACGTCCGCGCCTTCCAGGTGCATCTGGTCTCGACCGGCATCTCATGGCCGGCGCTGAACCAGATCGTCTGTGCGCTACGGTTTTTCTACGGCGTTACGCTCTGCGAGGCGCTGATCCCGGAGCGCATTCCCTATGCGCGAGAACCGCGCAAGCTGCCGGTCGTGCTCAGCGCCGACGAAGTGGTTCAGTTCCTCGAGGCCGTGTCCAGCCTGAAGAGCCGCGCCGCGCTCACCACGGCCTATGCGGCCGGACTCAGGGCCTCCGAAGTCGCGGGACTGCGGATCGAAGACATCGACAGCGCCCGCGGCGTCATCCAGGTGCGCCATGGCAAGGGCGCGAAGGATCGCAACGTGATGCTGTCGCCCCAGCTGCTGGGCATCCTGCGCACGTACTGGCGGCTCGCCCGGCCGCGGCTTTATCTGTTCCCTGGTCGTGACAAAGATCATCCGATCGATCAGACCGTGTTGCACGCCGCCTGTCGGTCGGCGGTGAAGGCTGCGGGCCTGACCAAGCGCGTCACGCTCCACACGCTGCGCCACAGCTTCGCGACGCATCTTCTCGAGAACGGAACCGATATCCGGATCATCCAGGTCTTGCTCGGGCACAATAATTTGTCGTCGACAGCGCGCTACACGCAGGTTGCCACCCATACGATCCGGGCGACGCAGAGCCCGCTCGACCGCCTATCGCTGGAGGTGACGCCACCTAGATGA